The following proteins are encoded in a genomic region of Pyxicephalus adspersus chromosome 9, UCB_Pads_2.0, whole genome shotgun sequence:
- the ARL2 gene encoding ADP-ribosylation factor-like protein 2 gives MVLLTILKKLKQKEREVRLLMLGLDNAGKTTILKKFNGEDINTISPTLGFNIKTLEHRGFKLNMWDVGGQKSLRSYWRNYFESTDGLIWVVDSADRARLQDCAQELAGLLLEERLAGATLLVFANKQDLPGALSKEDICEALELANIKTHHWCIQGCSAVTGENLLLGIDWLLDDISSRIFTAD, from the exons ATGGTGTTGCTGACTATCTTAAAGAAGCTGAAGCAGAAGGAGCGGGAGGTCCGCCTTCTCATGCT AGGTTTAGATAATGCCGGAAAGACTACAATTTTGAAGAAATTTAATGGAGAAGATATAAACACCATTTCTCCAACATTGGGATTCAATATTAAAACACTGGAGCACAGAGG ATTCAAGCTAAACATGTGGGATGTTGGAGGACAGAAATCTTTGAGATCCTACTGGAGAAATTACTTTGAGAGTACAGATGGTTTAATCTGGGTGGTTGACAGCGCAGACCGTGCACGGTTGCAGGATTGTGCTCAAGAATTAGCTGGGCTTTTACTAGAAGAG agGTTAGCAGGCGCAACATTATTGGTATTTGCCAACAAACAAGATTTGCCTGGTGCATTATCGAAGGAAGACATTTGTGAG GCATTGGAATTGGCTAACATTAAGACACATCACTGGTGTATACAAGGATGTAGTGCAGTGACTGGAGAAAACCTCCTCCTAGGAATAGACTGGCTTTTGGATGACATCTCCAGTCGAATCTTTACAGCTGACTGA